Proteins encoded within one genomic window of Streptomyces sp. NBC_01237:
- a CDS encoding transketolase family protein has protein sequence MSVVTAEATEPTVPDETRAAREVYRDVLVELLGEDERHVCLDSDTGLFSATDWGESARRYLNLGIAEQNLMGVAAGLARSGRIPFVNTMATFAATRALEAVKLDIAWNNLPVRIVATHGGLSAGHLGSTHHALEDLAVMRMLPNMTVLVPADGPATESLVRAGAELPGPVYLRLGRGATPSLAPGAEPVRIGVAQSLRRGSDVTLIATGPHPVLIAVETAGELARDGIDVAVLNMHTVKPLDREAIVAAATRTRGIVTVEEHWAAGGLGSAVAEVVAGLGIACPVRRVAVADRFAAGTGGHRRLLERNGISGATVTEHVRRLLA, from the coding sequence ATGTCCGTCGTGACAGCCGAAGCCACCGAACCCACCGTGCCCGACGAGACCCGCGCGGCCCGGGAGGTGTACCGGGACGTACTGGTCGAGTTGCTCGGCGAGGACGAACGCCATGTGTGCCTGGACAGCGACACCGGCCTGTTCTCCGCCACCGACTGGGGTGAGAGCGCGCGTCGGTATCTCAACCTCGGTATCGCGGAACAGAACCTGATGGGCGTGGCGGCGGGACTGGCCAGGTCCGGCCGGATTCCCTTCGTCAACACCATGGCGACCTTCGCCGCCACCCGGGCGCTGGAAGCGGTGAAGCTCGACATCGCCTGGAACAACCTGCCGGTACGGATCGTCGCCACCCACGGCGGCCTCTCCGCCGGCCACCTCGGCTCCACCCACCACGCGCTGGAAGACCTCGCCGTCATGCGGATGCTGCCGAACATGACGGTGCTGGTGCCCGCGGACGGCCCCGCCACCGAGAGCCTGGTCCGAGCCGGCGCTGAGCTGCCGGGACCGGTGTACCTGCGCCTCGGGCGCGGCGCGACGCCGAGCCTTGCGCCGGGGGCGGAGCCGGTGCGGATCGGGGTCGCGCAGTCCTTGCGCCGGGGATCCGACGTGACGCTGATCGCCACCGGGCCGCATCCCGTGCTCATCGCGGTCGAGACCGCCGGCGAACTGGCCCGCGACGGGATCGACGTGGCCGTGCTCAACATGCACACGGTCAAACCGCTCGACCGGGAGGCGATCGTCGCGGCCGCCACCCGCACACGCGGAATCGTCACCGTCGAGGAACACTGGGCGGCCGGGGGCCTCGGTTCGGCGGTGGCCGAGGTCGTGGCCGGCCTGGGTATCGCCTGTCCGGTACGGCGGGTGGCGGTCGCCGACCGGTTCGCCGCCGGTACCGGGGGACACCGGCGTCTACTGGAGCGCAACGGGATCTCCGGCGCGACGGTGACCGAGCACGTGCGACGGCTGCTGGCTTGA
- a CDS encoding transketolase: MSDDHARTARELIVRMCANPEGGHLGGSMSMVEILVTLYRHVLRIDPRRPQAPDRDILLLSKGHGAIGLYAVLAERGFFPAELLAGYGAPDSMFTAHPNPAVPGVEMPTGSLGHGLPLGVGFALAARLDGSDRRCFVVLGDGELQEGSVWEAAMAAGAQSLDRLVAIVDRNGLQISGDTEETVGLEPLGDRWRSFGWSVLEVDGHEPDQLRTALSRIPHTPGRPTVLLARTVKGKGLPYIEGQARSHYVRLTERGHRRAHAAVMRGERP, translated from the coding sequence ATGAGTGACGATCACGCGCGCACGGCACGGGAACTCATTGTGCGGATGTGCGCCAACCCGGAGGGCGGCCACCTCGGCGGATCGATGTCCATGGTCGAGATCCTGGTGACGCTCTACCGTCACGTGCTGAGGATCGACCCGCGGAGGCCGCAGGCACCGGACCGGGACATCCTGCTGCTGAGCAAGGGACACGGCGCGATCGGACTGTACGCGGTCCTGGCGGAGCGGGGCTTCTTCCCCGCGGAACTGCTGGCGGGCTACGGCGCTCCGGACAGCATGTTCACCGCACACCCGAATCCGGCCGTCCCCGGGGTCGAGATGCCGACCGGGTCACTCGGGCACGGACTGCCGCTCGGTGTCGGCTTCGCGCTCGCCGCACGGTTGGACGGCAGTGACCGGCGTTGCTTCGTCGTGCTCGGCGACGGCGAACTGCAGGAGGGCTCGGTCTGGGAGGCCGCGATGGCGGCCGGCGCCCAGTCACTGGACCGGCTGGTGGCGATCGTGGACCGCAATGGGCTGCAGATCAGCGGTGACACCGAAGAGACCGTGGGCCTTGAGCCACTCGGGGACCGTTGGCGCAGTTTCGGGTGGTCGGTACTCGAGGTCGACGGGCACGAGCCGGACCAGTTGCGGACGGCCCTGTCGCGTATTCCGCACACCCCGGGCAGACCCACCGTGCTGCTGGCCCGCACGGTCAAGGGCAAAGGACTGCCCTATATCGAGGGCCAGGCCCGCAGCCACTACGTCCGGCTCACCGAGCGCGGGCACCGGCGTGCCCATGCCGCGGTGATGCGCGGCGAACGACCCTGA
- a CDS encoding M20/M25/M40 family metallo-hydrolase: MTIFSDRAAIELLHGMLRIPSPSFAESELAAHVVDAMRGAGLAARIDGAGNAVGEIRHGPGPTVMLLGHIDTVPGDIPVRVDGDRLYGRGSVDAKGPLATMICAAAGSTGFRGRIVVVGAVEEETTMSRGAVEIRRTHEPPDALIIGEPSGCDTVVLGYKGKIDLRYHVRCEATHPSNAVPKASELAARAWTELLDLLGPEASHARFDSPGPTLTSINGGLTSATAEFSVRIPPGFDSEGLVAALSERLDLGTLQVVNTVRACRVGRNDPVVRALSVAIRAQGGSPRAKVKTGTSDMNTLAETWTMPMATYGPGDSSLDHSDREHIKLSEYLFGIGVLTRALAELDEHFTGKNR; encoded by the coding sequence GTGACGATCTTTTCGGACAGGGCCGCGATCGAACTGCTCCACGGCATGCTGAGGATTCCCTCACCGTCCTTCGCGGAATCGGAGCTGGCCGCCCACGTCGTGGATGCCATGCGTGGAGCCGGTCTCGCCGCACGGATCGACGGGGCGGGCAACGCCGTCGGGGAGATCCGGCACGGCCCGGGGCCGACGGTGATGCTGCTCGGACACATCGACACCGTACCGGGGGACATCCCGGTGCGCGTGGACGGCGATCGCCTGTACGGAAGGGGCTCGGTCGACGCCAAGGGGCCGCTCGCCACGATGATCTGCGCGGCCGCCGGCAGTACTGGGTTCCGCGGCCGGATCGTGGTCGTGGGCGCGGTGGAGGAGGAGACCACGATGTCCCGGGGCGCGGTGGAGATCCGCCGTACTCACGAGCCGCCGGACGCGCTGATCATCGGCGAGCCCAGTGGCTGCGACACGGTCGTCCTGGGATACAAGGGAAAGATCGACCTCCGCTACCACGTGCGGTGCGAGGCGACCCACCCCAGCAACGCCGTGCCGAAGGCGTCCGAACTGGCGGCTCGGGCGTGGACGGAGCTGCTGGACCTGCTCGGCCCGGAGGCGAGCCACGCCCGATTCGACAGTCCTGGCCCGACCTTGACGTCGATCAACGGTGGACTGACGTCCGCCACCGCGGAGTTCAGTGTCCGGATTCCCCCGGGTTTCGACAGCGAGGGCCTGGTGGCCGCGTTGTCCGAGCGGCTGGACCTGGGCACGCTCCAGGTCGTCAACACGGTGCGCGCCTGCCGTGTCGGCCGCAACGACCCGGTGGTGCGGGCGCTCTCGGTCGCGATCCGCGCGCAGGGCGGCAGCCCGAGGGCGAAGGTGAAGACCGGTACCTCCGACATGAACACACTGGCGGAGACGTGGACGATGCCGATGGCCACGTACGGGCCGGGGGACAGCAGTCTGGATCATTCCGACCGGGAACACATCAAACTGTCCGAATACCTGTTCGGCATCGGGGTGCTGACCCGTGCCCTGGCCGAACTGGATGAGCATTTCACCGGGAAGAACCGATGA
- a CDS encoding [LysW]-aminoadipate kinase yields the protein MRDILVVKCGGNAAVRSEAICADVAAVHRGGRPVILAHGGSADIDRLAERLGVPSRRLVAPDGVSTRYTDERTLEVVQLALAGSVKPRLLAALRACGVSAVGLTGLDAGLLVAARKSAHRALVGGRRIVVRDDHSGRIVAVNGDLLSTVLTAGLLPVVSPPAVAEDGRVVNTDADRAAAAVAGAVRASTLVLLTGANGVLADRHDERSVLPVCRVPRRGTPPVVTGGMGIKLIAAREALLSGVHRVLIADGRRPHPVQEALEGSCTEVLLEEE from the coding sequence ATGCGGGACATACTTGTGGTCAAATGCGGCGGGAACGCCGCTGTGCGGTCGGAGGCGATCTGCGCGGACGTTGCCGCCGTGCACCGCGGCGGCCGGCCGGTGATCCTCGCCCACGGCGGTTCGGCGGACATCGACAGGCTCGCCGAACGTCTCGGAGTGCCTTCCCGCCGGCTCGTCGCCCCGGACGGGGTGTCGACCCGGTACACCGACGAGCGAACTCTCGAAGTGGTGCAGCTGGCGCTGGCCGGCTCCGTCAAACCCCGTCTGCTGGCCGCCCTGCGCGCCTGCGGAGTGAGCGCGGTCGGGCTGACCGGCCTGGACGCCGGACTCCTCGTGGCCGCCCGCAAGTCGGCGCACCGCGCGCTCGTCGGCGGACGCCGGATCGTGGTCAGGGACGACCACAGCGGACGGATCGTCGCGGTCAACGGCGACTTGCTGTCCACGGTGCTCACGGCGGGGCTGCTGCCCGTGGTGTCGCCGCCTGCCGTGGCCGAGGACGGCCGTGTGGTCAACACGGATGCGGACCGCGCCGCCGCGGCCGTCGCGGGCGCCGTCCGGGCGAGCACCCTTGTGCTGCTCACCGGGGCGAACGGGGTGCTGGCCGACCGGCACGACGAACGGTCGGTGCTCCCCGTCTGCAGGGTTCCCCGCCGGGGGACACCTCCGGTGGTCACCGGCGGCATGGGGATCAAGCTGATCGCGGCCCGGGAGGCACTGCTGTCCGGTGTGCACCGCGTCCTGATCGCGGACGGCCGTCGACCGCATCCGGTCCAGGAGGCCCTGGAGGGCTCGTGCACCGAAGTGCTACTGGAGGAAGAGTGA
- the argC gene encoding N-acetyl-gamma-glutamyl-phosphate reductase: MLRVAIVGASGYIGGELLRLLHGHPRATVVAASSDRLAGRRVDGPHPNLRGHTDLCFVGHDTLESIDFDVLFLAAPHRKTMGRMEEFLKMAGTVIDLSGDFRLRDPEIYASYYGVTHTAPHLIPDFTTGLPEWHRAQLATSDRIAVPGCMATAGILAVRPLARAGLIESTVRVDARTGSSGSGVSGGPAGAHAERSGALRVFAPSGHRHEAEIAQATDRTVRMTATGVEAVRGVQVLCHTELVSGVSERDVRSAFRAAYRNEPFVRVIAQRQGLYRLPEPKILSGSNFCDVGFAVSEDDGTAVLIGALDNLVKGGAGGAVQCLNVRFGWPERTGLEFPGLHPN, encoded by the coding sequence ATGCTCCGAGTAGCGATCGTCGGGGCGTCCGGCTACATCGGTGGCGAGTTGCTTCGCCTGCTGCACGGTCATCCACGGGCAACCGTCGTGGCCGCCAGCTCCGACCGCCTGGCCGGGCGCCGGGTCGACGGCCCGCATCCCAACCTGCGCGGCCACACGGACCTGTGCTTCGTCGGCCACGACACATTGGAGAGTATCGATTTCGATGTGCTCTTCCTGGCCGCTCCGCATCGGAAAACCATGGGAAGGATGGAAGAATTCCTGAAAATGGCCGGGACCGTCATCGACCTGTCCGGCGATTTCCGTCTACGGGATCCCGAAATCTACGCGTCCTACTACGGGGTCACGCACACCGCACCGCATCTGATCCCCGATTTCACCACCGGGCTGCCTGAATGGCATCGCGCCCAACTGGCCACGAGCGACCGGATCGCGGTCCCCGGTTGCATGGCCACCGCCGGCATTCTCGCGGTCCGGCCGTTGGCCCGGGCGGGTTTGATCGAGAGCACGGTCCGGGTGGACGCCAGAACCGGTTCCAGCGGATCGGGCGTCTCCGGCGGTCCCGCCGGTGCCCATGCCGAACGCAGCGGTGCCCTACGGGTGTTCGCTCCCTCCGGGCATCGGCACGAGGCCGAGATCGCGCAGGCCACGGACCGTACCGTACGGATGACCGCCACCGGCGTCGAGGCGGTCCGCGGCGTGCAGGTGCTGTGCCACACGGAACTGGTCTCCGGCGTGTCGGAGAGAGACGTCCGGTCCGCGTTCCGCGCGGCGTACAGGAACGAGCCGTTCGTCCGGGTCATCGCCCAGCGGCAGGGCCTGTACCGGCTCCCCGAGCCGAAGATCCTTTCCGGATCCAACTTCTGCGATGTCGGGTTCGCGGTGTCCGAGGACGACGGCACCGCGGTCCTGATCGGCGCACTGGACAACCTGGTCAAGGGCGGGGCGGGCGGCGCGGTGCAATGCCTGAACGTCCGCTTCGGCTGGCCGGAACGGACAGGGCTGGAATTCCCCGGACTGCATCCGAACTGA
- a CDS encoding RimK family alpha-L-glutamate ligase, giving the protein MSDAVPFAVLASRVRASEKRILEALRRRGIAHRHLDSREWWQQLGERGPQPIVLNREIGLARATYAANALEAAGATVVNSARATELCGDKWRTSAALVEAGLPTPRTALGLTPEAALTALESIGYPAVVKPLQGSWGRLVAALPDRQTAETVLEYVAALPAPQARIVYLQEWIAKPGRDIRVIVVGGEALAATYRRSEHWRTNVARGAVSELCPLTPDIAKLAVMAAQAVEAEIAGVDLIEDETGEVLVLEVNHGVEFSGLQQALGDAVSVADRIVDHLLEKSRSCSE; this is encoded by the coding sequence GTGAGCGACGCCGTGCCGTTCGCGGTCCTCGCGTCGCGTGTGCGGGCCAGCGAGAAACGGATCCTCGAAGCCCTCCGGCGCAGAGGGATTGCCCATCGGCACCTCGACAGCCGTGAGTGGTGGCAGCAACTCGGTGAGCGCGGCCCTCAGCCGATCGTGCTGAACAGGGAGATCGGGCTCGCCAGGGCGACGTACGCGGCCAACGCGCTGGAGGCGGCGGGTGCGACGGTGGTCAACTCCGCGCGGGCGACCGAGCTGTGCGGGGACAAGTGGCGCACGTCCGCGGCACTCGTCGAAGCCGGACTGCCGACACCGCGAACGGCCCTCGGGCTGACCCCGGAAGCCGCGCTGACGGCTCTGGAGAGCATCGGCTATCCGGCTGTGGTGAAGCCGCTGCAGGGTTCGTGGGGCCGGCTGGTCGCCGCGTTGCCGGACCGGCAGACCGCGGAAACCGTGCTGGAGTATGTCGCCGCGTTGCCCGCACCGCAGGCGCGGATCGTCTACCTGCAGGAATGGATAGCCAAACCGGGGCGGGACATCCGGGTGATCGTGGTGGGCGGCGAAGCGCTGGCCGCGACCTACCGGCGCAGTGAGCACTGGCGGACCAACGTGGCGCGGGGCGCGGTGAGCGAACTGTGCCCCCTGACACCTGATATCGCGAAACTCGCGGTCATGGCCGCGCAGGCCGTGGAGGCCGAGATCGCCGGTGTCGATCTGATCGAGGACGAGACGGGAGAGGTCCTTGTCCTGGAGGTCAACCACGGTGTCGAGTTCTCCGGCCTCCAGCAGGCTCTTGGTGACGCGGTTTCCGTCGCCGACCGGATCGTCGACCATCTCCTGGAGAAGTCACGCTCATGCTCCGAGTAG
- a CDS encoding lysine biosynthesis protein LysW gives MVTCPECENSVVPAGTPVIGEIVECGECASELEILTLDPIRAALAPEIEEDWGE, from the coding sequence ATGGTCACCTGCCCGGAATGCGAGAACTCGGTGGTTCCCGCCGGAACTCCGGTGATTGGCGAGATAGTGGAATGCGGTGAATGCGCCAGCGAATTGGAGATCCTCACACTGGATCCGATACGGGCCGCGCTCGCGCCGGAGATCGAAGAGGACTGGGGCGAGTGA
- a CDS encoding helix-turn-helix domain-containing protein → MVRGDTCGEIDRRMSVSPPTVGKNAATGLSLRECAVGGPRQRPVPTPSEGPREAVSFAELLKGHRRRSGLTQQQLADFATLSVRAIRDLESGRVRRPRRESVGLLADALRLGDPERLQLLAAGGSPADLRVAPLELPEPSAPPEPPAPPGTLVGREAELQVLLDQVTVYGHRLVSVVGISGIGKTHLVLEAAQVLRARGWRVGWHASAGDSLCRGAIPAAGSGSGGPPPGAADLTDDLVGAIGERHELLVIDGGDASGPGRVDVGELLRRCPGLRVVVTGLTPRYLPGERVLPLTAMAVPEEARDYDYARLSEVESVALFLSHMRRSRPGFRLREDNAHAVVRLCRWLDGVPRALEYAAGWCLVYPPELLLARAGRDSSLLSSPAGCGCQDLLRSLARSVDVVAECYGHVLAEVADRPHWTVGDLDHLVPDPAAALHALLVHGLVRPVGARMPERFTALQLVRLLYARDRAPARVARAG, encoded by the coding sequence ATGGTGCGCGGGGACACCTGCGGGGAGATCGACCGGCGCATGAGCGTCAGTCCGCCTACCGTCGGAAAGAACGCGGCAACCGGACTTTCGTTACGCGAATGCGCAGTGGGCGGCCCGCGGCAGCGGCCGGTGCCGACACCGTCGGAGGGGCCTCGCGAAGCGGTTTCCTTCGCCGAGCTGCTGAAGGGGCATCGGCGCCGGTCCGGTCTGACCCAGCAGCAACTGGCGGACTTCGCGACGCTGAGCGTCCGAGCGATCCGGGACCTGGAGAGCGGACGGGTCCGACGGCCCCGGCGGGAGAGTGTGGGGCTGCTGGCCGACGCGTTGCGGCTGGGCGATCCTGAGCGCCTGCAACTGCTCGCCGCCGGTGGAAGCCCGGCGGACCTGCGGGTTGCACCGCTCGAACTGCCCGAGCCGTCGGCTCCGCCCGAGCCGCCCGCTCCGCCCGGCACGCTGGTGGGCCGGGAAGCGGAGCTGCAGGTTTTGCTCGATCAGGTGACCGTGTACGGTCACCGCCTGGTGAGCGTGGTCGGCATCAGCGGCATCGGGAAAACGCATCTGGTGCTTGAGGCGGCCCAAGTGCTGCGTGCCAGGGGTTGGCGGGTCGGGTGGCACGCGTCCGCAGGGGATTCCCTTTGCCGCGGTGCGATTCCCGCGGCGGGCTCCGGTTCCGGCGGGCCGCCGCCAGGTGCCGCTGACCTGACCGACGACCTCGTCGGGGCGATCGGTGAGAGGCACGAACTGTTGGTGATCGATGGCGGCGACGCTTCGGGACCCGGCAGGGTGGACGTTGGCGAGTTGCTTCGGCGCTGTCCGGGGCTGCGCGTCGTGGTGACCGGTCTGACGCCGCGGTATCTGCCGGGTGAGCGCGTACTGCCGCTCACCGCGATGGCCGTGCCGGAGGAGGCGCGGGACTATGACTACGCCCGGTTGAGCGAGGTCGAGTCCGTGGCGCTGTTCCTGTCCCACATGCGCCGGTCGCGGCCGGGGTTCCGGCTTCGGGAGGACAACGCGCACGCGGTGGTGCGGTTGTGTCGCTGGCTCGACGGTGTACCCAGGGCACTTGAGTACGCGGCGGGCTGGTGCCTGGTGTATCCGCCCGAGCTCCTGCTGGCCCGAGCCGGCCGGGACTCCTCTCTCCTCTCCTCCCCGGCGGGCTGCGGCTGCCAGGACCTGCTGCGTTCCCTGGCGCGCAGCGTCGACGTCGTGGCCGAGTGCTATGGCCACGTGCTGGCTGAGGTGGCGGACCGTCCGCACTGGACGGTCGGGGACCTCGATCACCTGGTGCCGGATCCGGCTGCTGCCCTGCACGCGCTGCTGGTCCACGGGCTGGTGCGGCCGGTGGGCGCCCGTATGCCGGAGCGGTTCACGGCGCTGCAACTCGTGCGGCTCCTGTACGCGCGGGACCGAGCTCCGGCCAGGGTGGCCCGGGCCGGCTGA
- a CDS encoding helix-turn-helix transcriptional regulator yields MVDQQVDDNVFTVGDTLSAEEVAVYRRLALHGRLDPALMAEETGIDETAVSGAVDHLVRIGLVHRGGEGDDRLWAVDPDLVAAVATASVERAIAEQQTQLHLFRDQFAQLAADYNEGRHGVHTNLETIPGLTNVRAALNRAAEQCREDMVTVQPGGTRPPEVLQDALLRDSQMLARGVRMRTVYHHTARFNSPSQAYVATVSALGGEYRTAHQLVGRMIIFDRELAFMTNRNDRLGAVVIREPSVVHFLYEMFEQVWSQAQPFSDAATDGLEAVAKDLDRTILRLLATGLKDETIARRLGMSLRTTRKHIGDMMQALGAESRFQAGVAVATRGLLNDDEEPDAAPTTALT; encoded by the coding sequence ATGGTGGATCAGCAAGTCGATGACAACGTTTTCACCGTGGGAGACACACTCAGCGCCGAGGAAGTGGCCGTCTATCGTCGACTGGCTCTGCACGGTCGGTTGGACCCGGCCCTGATGGCCGAGGAGACGGGGATCGACGAGACCGCGGTGAGCGGTGCGGTGGACCACCTCGTCCGGATCGGCCTGGTGCACAGGGGCGGGGAGGGCGACGACCGCCTCTGGGCTGTCGACCCTGACCTCGTCGCGGCCGTGGCCACCGCATCGGTGGAGCGTGCCATCGCGGAACAGCAGACGCAACTGCACCTCTTCCGCGACCAGTTCGCCCAGTTGGCCGCCGACTACAACGAGGGGAGGCACGGTGTCCATACGAACCTGGAGACCATTCCCGGGCTCACCAATGTGCGGGCCGCGCTGAACCGGGCGGCCGAGCAGTGCCGCGAGGACATGGTCACCGTGCAGCCGGGCGGCACCCGCCCGCCCGAGGTGCTCCAGGACGCACTGCTCCGGGACAGCCAGATGCTCGCCCGGGGGGTGCGGATGCGGACCGTGTACCACCACACCGCACGGTTCAACAGCCCCAGCCAGGCGTACGTGGCCACGGTGAGCGCGCTGGGCGGCGAGTACCGGACCGCCCACCAGCTCGTCGGCCGGATGATCATCTTCGACCGGGAACTCGCGTTCATGACCAACCGCAACGACCGGCTGGGCGCGGTGGTGATCCGGGAGCCGTCGGTCGTGCACTTCCTGTACGAGATGTTCGAGCAGGTGTGGTCGCAGGCCCAGCCGTTCTCCGACGCGGCCACCGACGGCCTGGAGGCGGTCGCCAAGGATCTGGACCGCACCATCCTGCGACTGCTGGCGACGGGGCTGAAGGACGAGACGATCGCGCGGCGGCTCGGCATGTCCTTACGCACCACCCGCAAACACATAGGCGACATGATGCAGGCTCTCGGTGCCGAGAGCCGTTTCCAGGCCGGCGTCGCGGTGGCCACGAGGGGGCTGCTGAACGACGACGAAGAGCCGGACGCGGCACCCACGACAGCGCTCACCTGA
- a CDS encoding TetR/AcrR family transcriptional regulator, producing the protein MTGQRSDARRNYTHILAVAEAEVAAQGAQASLEQIARIAGVGSATVRRHFPTRKALLEAVFNQRVHGLCDRAHTLLGEHDSRSALVEWLRELLAYSLDARGLADVLSYQPLQDEGTQDSCAQAIGAAGALLLRRAIDDQTVRADITIDDLLILIVGIALATENYTDPAMQADRAFRLAVAGFGANGS; encoded by the coding sequence ATGACCGGCCAGCGCTCGGACGCCCGCCGCAACTACACGCATATCCTCGCCGTGGCCGAGGCCGAGGTGGCGGCCCAAGGGGCCCAGGCGTCCCTGGAGCAGATCGCCCGCATCGCGGGCGTCGGATCAGCTACCGTGCGGCGCCACTTCCCCACCCGTAAGGCCCTGCTCGAAGCAGTCTTCAATCAGCGCGTCCATGGCCTGTGCGATCGTGCTCATACACTCCTCGGCGAGCACGACAGCCGGTCCGCGCTGGTGGAATGGCTGCGGGAGCTGCTCGCCTACTCGCTCGACGCACGCGGTCTGGCGGACGTCCTCTCCTATCAGCCCCTCCAGGACGAGGGCACTCAGGACTCCTGTGCGCAGGCCATCGGTGCGGCCGGTGCCCTGCTGCTACGCAGGGCCATTGACGACCAGACTGTCCGGGCGGACATCACGATCGACGATCTGCTCATACTGATCGTCGGAATCGCCCTGGCCACCGAGAATTACACCGACCCGGCGATGCAGGCGGACCGTGCCTTCCGGCTCGCCGTCGCAGGCTTCGGCGCCAACGGCAGCTGA
- a CDS encoding NmrA family NAD(P)-binding protein — MATATPPVLVTGATGRQGGATARALLAQGTPVRALVRDPNTPRARAVEELGASLFVGDLTEPATLEAALDGVRAVFSVQMPAYTEQGFDFAGEVSQADNLMTTARAAGVEQFVQSSTSGVGQHVEAPGWTEGRWAVMEVPLGTKAAIQDRLRELEFPYWTLLKPSFFMENFEPSMRFYFPRGVEGGLVTVVKPGTHLALVAAKDVGRAAAAAMSAPAEFHRVELELTSDYLTMTEIAEVLSRTLGVPLTAPDMTEEQARAAGMGDMGATHEFMEVVGQPARPQFARALGIDLTSFEEWAHEHLGTAA, encoded by the coding sequence ATGGCCACTGCCACACCACCGGTTCTCGTCACCGGCGCCACCGGTCGCCAAGGCGGTGCCACCGCCCGCGCCCTGCTCGCACAGGGAACACCGGTGCGCGCCCTGGTCCGCGACCCGAACACGCCACGCGCACGGGCCGTCGAAGAACTCGGCGCCAGCCTGTTCGTCGGCGATCTCACCGAACCTGCGACCCTTGAGGCGGCCTTGGACGGCGTGCGGGCCGTCTTCTCCGTGCAGATGCCGGCATACACCGAGCAGGGGTTCGACTTCGCCGGCGAGGTCAGCCAGGCGGACAACCTGATGACGACCGCGCGGGCCGCCGGTGTGGAGCAGTTCGTCCAGTCCTCCACCAGCGGCGTGGGACAGCACGTCGAGGCCCCGGGCTGGACCGAAGGACGGTGGGCGGTGATGGAAGTCCCGCTCGGAACGAAGGCTGCGATCCAGGACCGGCTGCGCGAACTCGAATTTCCCTACTGGACGTTGCTCAAGCCATCGTTCTTCATGGAGAACTTCGAGCCGTCCATGCGGTTCTACTTCCCCCGCGGCGTAGAAGGGGGTCTGGTCACTGTCGTCAAACCGGGCACGCACCTGGCGCTCGTAGCAGCCAAGGACGTGGGCCGGGCCGCGGCGGCCGCCATGTCCGCCCCCGCCGAGTTCCACCGAGTGGAACTGGAACTCACCAGCGACTACCTGACCATGACCGAAATCGCCGAGGTCCTCTCCCGCACCCTGGGCGTCCCGCTGACGGCCCCGGACATGACCGAGGAACAGGCCCGCGCCGCCGGGATGGGAGACATGGGTGCCACGCACGAGTTCATGGAGGTCGTCGGCCAGCCGGCCCGGCCACAGTTCGCCCGTGCGCTGGGCATCGACCTGACCAGCTTCGAGGAGTGGGCGCACGAACATCTCGGGACGGCCGCCTGA
- a CDS encoding dihydrofolate reductase family protein — protein MRKLIYGMNLTLDGYIAAASDDIGWSGPPSDELFQWWLDHEQASGLSLYGRKLWEAMSSYWPTGDQQPDVTPAEIEFARNWRDTPKVVFSSTIDKVDWNTRLVTGDAIAEITRLKAEDGGPMDIGGATLAGAAMRAGLIDEYVIAAHPVLVGSGTPFFTALDSWVNLNLVETRTFPGGVLLTRYETRR, from the coding sequence ATGCGCAAACTGATATACGGCATGAACCTGACCCTGGACGGCTACATCGCCGCGGCCAGCGACGACATCGGCTGGAGCGGGCCGCCGAGTGACGAGCTGTTCCAGTGGTGGCTCGACCACGAGCAGGCGAGTGGCCTGTCGCTGTATGGGCGCAAGCTGTGGGAGGCGATGAGCTCCTACTGGCCGACCGGCGACCAGCAGCCCGACGTCACCCCGGCGGAGATCGAGTTCGCGCGGAACTGGCGGGACACGCCGAAGGTGGTGTTCTCCTCGACGATCGACAAGGTCGACTGGAACACCCGCCTGGTCACCGGCGACGCGATCGCGGAGATCACCCGGCTCAAGGCAGAGGACGGCGGCCCCATGGACATCGGAGGCGCAACGCTCGCCGGGGCGGCCATGCGCGCCGGGCTGATCGATGAGTACGTGATCGCCGCGCATCCGGTCCTGGTGGGCAGCGGCACGCCGTTCTTCACCGCGCTGGACAGCTGGGTGAACCTGAACCTGGTGGAGACGCGGACGTTTCCCGGCGGTGTGCTACTGACCAGGTACGAGACGAGGCGCTGA